tttgtagGTTAACataaaataatgactttatcaacaaattttaagaaatgcaACATACATACAAGTTACAGGCACAACACGTGTGTTATCTACGAATTATAACGACAGACctaaggaaaatattttttttcttctttttatattttaaattaaattattttttttttcttttaatttatattaaatatacatttttcaagTGTTTTGTATACTAATAtattaaattctgttttttttttcattttgttttaagtgaacattttgttttattaaataagtaagtttgagtgaattaaaactaacaaaaaacaacatactcttttttagttcgtttttaagtttttttaaaattttgttttgtaaatacattggcaatatttttaaagttttaattcgatttttatttaaataagcaAATAGAGTTATTGTAAATTGgtgattttattcaaatacaatttatatATCCTACATCTAATATATATtacttttcttgttttttttttaattcgcattataaaataaatttaacttaaaaataaaaaaaaataataaaacaaaaaaagtaaaaaaacacgGATATTTACGAGGAAGCAAATTTGTTCTGAATGAATTCTTAagagaagacaaaaatattattaaaaaaaaattatataataataacaacgatttaattattaaattactTAATAGTGGATTTAATAAAAagtagtatttattttttttatgcagatATTGGTGcgaaaattttgaagtttatttttttttacctattagaaaaataattcaattaaattttttaactagcttcgattgatttttattaaaaattgtttaagtttgattttgcaaaaatatatgaagtgtttttttttttttatctagctGTGAATTAATTATTATTGATGATTTCGAtagaatatttttctaaatttaaaagCTTAGATAAGCTTTTGTTTGGCGCATTCGGGGCAGATTATATCAGGCCCATCGGTAATAAATCCACGTCCGACAAGGGATGTCTTACAACTGGCACAAATGAAACAATCATGATGCCAATGGCGGTCTTCAAAAGATATGAAGCGTGTTCCTccaattccttaaaaaaaaattatagaaaagaaaaaatgaattagTACTGAGAcaatgtttaaacaaattattatttaaactcTGGTCTAGAGAAAGAATATGGGATGGGTGAAACAATGCGGATTCCCGAAAGTGAATTAAAGTTGAAAGTGATAtatgatcaatttttttttccaaagtttttaaaggttttaaagGTCGCATCTTAAAGTAAAGCTATTCGACATCTACGAGTGAAAGATCTACatagtttaaatataaataagtcCTTGAAGCACTTCTGGTAGATTTTAacgctttaaattaaaaaaagcctttataatatttattattaggTAAAGTTGAAAGGATAATTTGGGAAAACATATGTATTTGCGGTGCTTTGACTCAGAAAGAATAACTCCTATAATAAAATTATGGACCGGAgagagaaaaatatttatagttTTGATGCTTTACTCGATCAATTTAAaggacatttttacttgctttatgggggcaagtattggtttcgtgtcgaaaaaaatttgaggttttaatcaaaaccacaacattacgatgatggggaagtccaaaaaagtgggtctcacaattccgtccgtccgtctgtgagtccatctgtacacatttccacagcctaaacgggcggacggattttcttcaaatttggtacgtgtgatttttatggaattttgaaagttgttttttcttttgctttttttttttttatatctcacttagaaagtgtagaaagtgtataaaaatttttcatattataCCAAATAATTCGAaagcggctctaacgattttgataaaacttGGCAAACGAAATATTCAAAGCGATTATGAAGAACGACTTTAACTAACTTTATGTGGGCAACTGGAGACAGCTAACTAGGCACCGAGTAAGCTTAAACTTAGAAGATCTACGAAATAGCATGACTGGAATTGATCCTTCAAACTCAGGACACAGGTCAATAATGTTACAGTTTATgatgtttaatattttatatttctaGTTTTCGGCAATTCCTGGAGATTATTCAACGATAAACCACAGACACAATTCGTCTTAAATAAGGTTATCTATCGTGGTCTTGAGAAACAAATAGACCTAGCTAACTTTAGCAATCAATTTAAAGTGAAGTGTATAAACAGAAGATGGCAACacattacaaattattttttggtggTATTATAAATTGTTTCAGAAAAAAGTAGCAAACTGTGTGTTGACacttttttccaagaaaacaaGTTTACGAAATTGAATAAGGAGTCAAAGCCCTGGTTGTCTTATACATAAAACTGGTGTTGGCTTCAAACTACCCTTTTCGACATCACTTAAAGTATAAATATCAAAGCTAATGGCAAACATTATAAACTCATACTCAGCCAAGTATGACAGAAAAATTATCATTGTAGTTGTATGTAAGACACACTCGCATTAtttcttaacaaaacaaaaaaaaacttaactttacAAAAGATCCACTTACCTGTAATAGGCTTGACACACGCAGTGCATCTTTTGGCGAATAGCTCGCCAAAGCAGTCGGCACAATACGGTTTTTCGTCACGACTAGTAAATCGTTGCCCAGCCAAAGTGATATTACAATTAGTGCAGGTGAAGCACTCACGATGCCATGGCTCATTCTTGTAAGTCACACCGCCAGCAGTAATGacctaagataaaaaaaaaaataaacagaaaaaaaagtaagaagaaAGAATTTAGATTTCAATTAAAGATATCAAACTCAGATATCAAAAaaatagcaaacaaaaaataaactaaacctACTTTGTTGCATTTAATGCATCTGGTTGCGAATTTCTCTTCGTAGCAACCGGCACAATAGATCTCTTGCTCACGTGGGATAAAGGATTTGGTGCCAATGGGCGTTTTGCAGACACAACAACAGAAACATTTCTCGTGCCACTGGCGGGTCTTGTATTCCATTTTCTTCGTTCCTATAAAAGAtacaaatagaaaataaaacaaaaaaaaattaaatgaaaataaaattcctcaaaattagattatttttttttgtatagctaGCAGCAAGAGTACATATACATTTATACACTATTTACACTGAATTTGGTGCACTACGGCG
This DNA window, taken from Episyrphus balteatus chromosome 2, idEpiBalt1.1, whole genome shotgun sequence, encodes the following:
- the LOC129908615 gene encoding four and a half LIM domains protein 2 isoform X7, translating into MADVEVMHTVTEVKKSRKVKKSSKRRDDQIEASEIQITEVDQTEDIERGGEYTKAMNKDWHSGHFCCWQCDESLTGQRYVIRDDHPYCIKCYENVFANTCEECSKIIGIDSKDLSYKDKHWHEACFLCNKCRISLVDKQFGAKADKIYCGNCYDAQFASRCDGCGEVFRAGTKKMEYKTRQWHEKCFCCCVCKTPIGTKSFIPREQEIYCAGCYEEKFATRCIKCNKVITAGGVTYKNEPWHRECFTCTNCNITLAGQRFTSRDEKPYCADCFGELFAKRCTACVKPITGIGGTRFISFEDRHWHHDCFICASCKTSLVGRGFITDGPDIICPECAKQKLI
- the LOC129908615 gene encoding four and a half LIM domains protein 2 isoform X9 encodes the protein MDMTAEVLSNEMNSRLRLTTKTVGAERIRKAKENNEDIAVLSMFLPNAAAVEQNRDFYCHLGDYCRLGDPKNTKAGTKKMEYKTRQWHEKCFCCCVCKTPIGTKSFIPREQEIYCAGCYEEKFATRCIKCNKVITAGGVTYKNEPWHRECFTCTNCNITLAGQRFTSRDEKPYCADCFGELFAKRCTACVKPITGIGGTRFISFEDRHWHHDCFICASCKTSLVGRGFITDGPDIICPECAKQKLI
- the LOC129908615 gene encoding four and a half LIM domains protein 2 isoform X8, which translates into the protein MNKDWHSGHFCCWQCDESLTGQRYVIRDDHPYCIKCYENVFANTCEECSKIIGIDSKDLSYKDKHWHEACFLCNKCRISLVDKQFGAKADKIYCGNCYDAQFASRCDGCGEVFRAGTKKMEYKTRQWHEKCFCCCVCKTPIGTKSFIPREQEIYCAGCYEEKFATRCIKCNKVITAGGVTYKNEPWHRECFTCTNCNITLAGQRFTSRDEKPYCADCFGELFAKRCTACVKPITGIGGTRFISFEDRHWHHDCFICASCKTSLVGRGFITDGPDIICPECAKQKLI